The following are from one region of the Fusobacterium perfoetens genome:
- a CDS encoding GTP-binding protein, giving the protein LVVSAADGPMPQTREHILLSRQVGVPYIVVYLNKADMVDDEELLELVEMEVRELLTEYGFPGDEVPVIVGSSLGALNGEEKWVNQIMALMDAVDSYIPAPERTVDKPFLMPIEDVFTITGRGTVVTGRV; this is encoded by the coding sequence TCCTAGTTGTATCAGCAGCTGATGGACCAATGCCTCAAACAAGAGAACACATACTATTATCAAGACAAGTTGGAGTACCTTACATCGTAGTATACTTAAACAAAGCTGATATGGTAGACGATGAAGAATTATTAGAATTAGTAGAAATGGAAGTAAGAGAATTATTAACTGAATACGGATTCCCAGGAGATGAAGTACCAGTAATCGTTGGATCATCATTAGGTGCATTAAACGGAGAAGAAAAATGGGTTAACCAAATAATGGCTCTTATGGACGCAGTAGATTCTTATATCCCAGCTCCAGAAAGAACAGTAGACAAACCATTCTTAATGCCAATCGAAGACGTATTCACAATAACAGGAAGAGGAACTGTTGTAACAGGAAGAGTAGA